The Paenibacillus macerans genome includes a window with the following:
- a CDS encoding phosphocarrier protein HPr, whose translation MVRKTFTVIDELGVHTRPASTLVQAASQFDAEVNIEYNGRSVNLKSIVGVMSLGIPQGAQIQIAAAGSDADQAIQGIEEALKNEGLGEPCEVI comes from the coding sequence ATGGTAAGAAAAACATTTACAGTCATTGACGAGCTGGGAGTACACACACGTCCGGCTTCAACTTTGGTTCAAGCCGCAAGCCAGTTTGATGCCGAGGTGAACATCGAATATAACGGCCGATCCGTAAACCTAAAATCGATTGTGGGCGTGATGTCTTTGGGTATTCCGCAAGGAGCGCAAATTCAAATTGCTGCGGCCGGTTCCGATGCGGATCAGGCGATCCAAGGGATTGAAGAAGCTTTGAAAAACGAAGGGCTTGGCGAACCATGCGAAGTCATCTGA